The genomic region ACCCGTGGCGCGGCGACAACGACAAGAGCGAGGAGCAGTGCGGTGTACAGCGCGTCTCCGCCGTACTTGGCCACGCTCCCCGCCGCCACGGCCCTGAGACCCAGCCCCACGCCGACGATCACCGCAGCGGCACCCGCTGCCGCCAGACGGGTCCGTACCGGATCGGCGGCTGCGGCACGGTCAGAGGTTCCGGGTATCAGGGCCACGGGGTCATACTGCCGGACTCCCGCCGCTCGCCCCGCCCACGCCTGCCGATTCCGGGCGTGGCATCGCCTCTACACGCGGCAGCCATCCCGGAAAGTCCGCTTTCAACCCGAAACGCGTAAAGGGTGGATGGCGCGCGTCGCAGTCCATCCGCAGTGGGGCGTATGGGCCCGGGATTGTTTCGACGGCCTGGGTGTGGCGCCATGTCGTTGACACTTGCCGAACGGCGTGCGAAAAAGAGCTACAGGGCGTGTTCGGCCACTGTCGCCTCGTCTGAGGTGCGGTTCTCCTCGTGACCGGCCGTCCAACGCGTGCCCGCGCCGGCGCTTGGCCGCGTGGAATTCACTGTCGCCACACGTGAGACTGTCGAACAGTAGGCACATCACCGCACACGCGAACGGACAACTCTCCTTTGACCATGATTCCCGGATCCCGTGTTCCGGGGCGGACCTGGACGGTCCGTCTGACCGGCCACGGCGACCACACCGTCTCCGTCACCTGCAGCACCGAGGCGTGCCGCATGCCGCCCCGGTCCAAGGACACAGCCGCCATGCGGCGGTTCGCAGCCGAGCACGCCCGCGCACACGCCCGGCTCGCCACTGTCCGCCCCCACGCCGCGTGCGCCTGCCGCGCCGCCGAATGCGGATTCCACGAGGACACGAGAGCCTCCTGCACCGGTGCTCCGCTGCTGGTCCTCATCCACAACCCGGCCATCGGCCAGGTCTGGACCCTCGCCGAGATCTGCCAGGCCTGCGCACCCCTCATCTCCCACACCGCCGTCCTCGGTCGCGCCGAGCGGCCGACGGCTCCTCGTACCGCTGAGGCATCGGGTCCCGCTTCGCAGGTCCCCGTTTCACCGGTCCCGGCGCGTGCGGCCGTGGCCGGCGGCTTTTCGTCCCCCGAGGCCGCTCCCGAAGCTGTCTCCCGGCGCCGCCCGCACCGCGGCGGCCCCAGGCGCGCCCGCTGAAAGCCTCCACATGCCCGGGCGCCCCGGCCCGAACCGCCCTTTGACCGACAGAGTAATAAGGCTGTGACCTGCGGCTATTCAGTTGACCCGCGTTGATCACTAGGGTTCGGTCGTGCCGAACAACAATGAGATACCCGCGGGTCGGAGCGGCCCGGACGACGATGAGTGGAATGACTTCGTCCGGCGTTTCGAAGCGGAAGGATCCGGTCTGCAGTCCGCGCCACGGCCACGGCCCCGGCGGGTGTGGCCGCTGAACCTGGGGCTGGCGCTGGTGGCGGCGGGCGCGGCCTTCGCCGTGCTGAAGTACACCGGAGTGTCAGCCGACGACAGCACCGCCGCGCCTGCTCCGGCCGCGTCCGTGCCCGCCAGGGCTACCTCCGCCGCGCCGTCGACCGCGCCGTCGCGGGGCACGGTGGCCGCGGCCGGCGGCACGCGGCCGATGGCGCCGCTCGCCGAACTCTTCCCGGCCGAGGTCAAGGGTGCCTTCGGCGCCGCCTTCACCCGGCTGGGCTCGACCGTGATGGAGTCCTGCACGGAGCCGGACGGGGTCGGACCCCGGCTGGCTGCCATGATCGAGGACAGCGCGGGCTGCGTCGGCGAGCAGATCGCCCTCTACAAGGATGACCGGAACAACCAGTTCAACGTGGCCGTCTTCACGATGAAGGACCCGCAGGACACGGTGAGGCTGGTGACCGAGCTGGCGATGGCCTTCAACGACTACCAGGTCGCTGTGCAGGCCCCGCCTGCCGGATCCGGCCTGCCGCGTCTGCCCGCGGAGAGCGGGCTGGTGCAGGCTTTCACGGGCCACGGCCGGGTCATGGTGGTCGCCATGGGCCAGTGGTCCGATGGCCGGACCGCCGACTTCCAGCAGCTCGTGGACCGCATGAAACCGCTCCAGGACGCGGTCTCCCAGAAGGTCGGCGCCCACGAGGGCAGGGGCTGAGCAGTTCCAGGGGGCATGGCCGGGTGATGAGTTGGAGCCGCACCACCACGAGTGAGTGGACATCGCGCTGGAACGTATGTGGTGCGGCCCCGATCTCCCGGACGAACTGGCGGTACGCGGCTGAGCCAATGCGTGGAGACGCGGGATTTCGTATCGGCGGCTGCCGTCGAACCGGCGTGTGCGGCGGGAGGCTGACGCCCGTCGTAGGCTGAATCCCGCACGTGATGGACAGGAGGCTGAGGTGGCCGAGACGACGGTGGCCGAGGTGATGGCCGAGCTCGCCGAACTCGAGGACCCGAAGGCACGCGAGGTGAACGAGAAGCACGGTGACGATCACGGTGTGAACCTCGGCAAGCTGCGCGCCCTCGCGAAGCGGCTGAAGACGCAGCAGGAACTCGCGTGCCGGCTCTGGGAGACGGACGACACCGCGGCGAGACTCCTGGCGATCCTGATCTGCCGCCCCAAGGCGTTCGAGCGTGACGAGTTGGACTCCATGGTGCGCGAGGCACGCACGCCCAAGGTGCACGACTGGCTCGTGAACTACGTGGTGAAGAAGAGCCCGCACTCCGAAGAGCTGCGCGTGGCCTGGTCCGCGGATCCGGATCCAGTGGTCGCAGGCGCCGGCTGGGCGCTGACCACCGAACGCGTGACGAAGAAGCCCGAGGGCCTCGACCTCGCGGGGCTGCTCGACGTCATCGAGGCGGAGATGAAAGACGCCCCGGACCGCCTGCAGTGGGCGATGAACCACTGCCTGGCTCAGATCGGCATCGAGCACGCCGAGTTCCGCGCCCGTGCGATCGAGATCGGTGAGCGCCTGGAGGTGCTCAAGGACTACCCGACCTCCCCGGGCTGCACGTCTCCCTACGCGCCCATCTGGATCACCGAGATGGTGCGCCGACAGCACGATCGCTGAGTTTGTGGGCAGGTCCGGGGCGTGCGGTTCGAGCTTGGTGAACCGGTTCGCGGTTTTCGCTGGGGACAAGACAGCGTCAGCTTCGCGGGCTGGTACTGCGCCGATACCTCGGGCGGCCACGTCGGTTACGAGTCGTGGCTTGAGCGGGACCGGCTGAATCTGCTGGACCGGGATCCGGTGTTGTGGGGATCGCTTCGCAGCCGTTCTGGCTGCATTGGCATGACGGCAGGGGTAGCGGCGGAGCGGGCCTGCCCGGCGGCGGGGTGGGAGTTCAGTTGGTAATTGGCGCTCCTGCGTGAAGTGCTACGGCATGTTCTTCTACGGCTTCCAAGACAGCGGCCGCTGTCCCGTCGGCGGCGCCCACAGCCGCCAGGCCAGGGCTGACTACGACTTCGTCCTCCCGCACTTCTAGACCCGTCTTCCGCGCATGCCCCGTCCGGTTGGATCCAGGCATGTGCGGTGTCTGGTTGTCGGTTCTCCGGACGAGTTCTGGGAGCTGTTTCGGTGCGTAGTGGTGGCGTCAGCGTCAGTTGGATCCGTACCAGCCCGTCTCCTTCCTGGAGGAGTACGGAGGTGTCCGCATCGGAGTCGGGCAGGACACTGTGGGTCTCGAACCGCGGCCTGAATCCGTCAGCTTCGTGCATCAGGACCTCGTGTACGAACGGAGGTGAGGCGAACGGCAGGGGGAAAGCGACGGGGGCCGCGTTGCGGCGGGAGGATTCAAGCCCGCTACGGACTGTTTGGTCCAAGACGTGCGAACCCGCTGCATCACTCTTTCC from Streptomyces sp. NBC_00190 harbors:
- a CDS encoding DNA alkylation repair protein, whose protein sequence is MAELAELEDPKAREVNEKHGDDHGVNLGKLRALAKRLKTQQELACRLWETDDTAARLLAILICRPKAFERDELDSMVREARTPKVHDWLVNYVVKKSPHSEELRVAWSADPDPVVAGAGWALTTERVTKKPEGLDLAGLLDVIEAEMKDAPDRLQWAMNHCLAQIGIEHAEFRARAIEIGERLEVLKDYPTSPGCTSPYAPIWITEMVRRQHDR